The following are encoded together in the Bacillus alveayuensis genome:
- a CDS encoding hypothetical protein (product_source=Hypo-rule applied; superfamily=48452) — protein sequence MLFNAYVEMDDLKKAKQLLDRYPDDFSIHFVYNRLLLELLENGPTKKAEKLLKEAKKRNPHVIKYLYDGRWVDSSIPYFTPGDETEAIVYVQDSGHLWWDDPLDRLRHLL from the coding sequence ATGTTATTTAATGCTTATGTTGAAATGGATGATCTCAAAAAAGCGAAACAGCTATTAGACCGCTATCCAGATGATTTTTCAATCCATTTTGTTTACAACCGACTATTACTTGAACTTTTGGAAAACGGCCCGACAAAGAAGGCGGAAAAATTATTAAAAGAAGCGAAAAAACGAAATCCACACGTCATTAAATATTTGTATGATGGTCGTTGGGTGGATTCATCAATTCCTTACTTCACTCCTGGTGATGAAACAGAAGCGATTGTCTATGTACAAGATTCAGGTCATTTATGGTGGGATGATCCTTTAGATCGATTGCGACATTTATTATAA
- a CDS encoding putative transcriptional regulator YdeE (product_source=COG3708; cath_funfam=3.90.810.10; cog=COG3708; pfam=PF14526; smart=SM00871; superfamily=55136) yields MSQFIQTKKIARLDPIRFIGKPVVTSNEAEMKGEGVIPSLWQSFNKHSIIEKIPNKKNPNILAIYTNYESDEAGSYTFAIGAEVTTINQVPTGMKSFFIRECPYVVFTTRKGSIPEIVVEAWQYIWEWSKTNKRAFLTDFEVYDERCKNPENSQVDIYISVIGDFPLF; encoded by the coding sequence TTGTCACAATTCATTCAAACAAAAAAAATTGCTAGGCTGGATCCAATTCGTTTTATTGGCAAACCTGTCGTTACATCAAATGAGGCTGAAATGAAGGGTGAAGGCGTGATTCCTTCATTATGGCAAAGCTTTAACAAACATAGCATTATTGAAAAAATCCCAAACAAGAAAAACCCTAATATTCTAGCAATATATACAAATTATGAATCAGATGAAGCTGGTTCCTATACTTTTGCTATCGGTGCCGAAGTGACAACGATTAACCAAGTACCAACTGGAATGAAAAGCTTTTTTATACGTGAATGTCCATATGTGGTGTTTACAACGAGAAAGGGATCTATACCAGAAATTGTTGTGGAAGCATGGCAATATATTTGGGAATGGTCGAAAACAAACAAAAGAGCATTCTTAACAGACTTTGAAGTATATGATGAACGTTGTAAGAACCCAGAAAATAGTCAAGTTGATATTTACATTTCCGTTATTGGTGATTTTCCTTTGTTTTAG
- a CDS encoding hypothetical protein (product_source=Hypo-rule applied; cath_funfam=1.20.5.170; superfamily=46689), whose amino-acid sequence MEEGWSYRQLREQFGIKSDAQIAEWVKKVKNNELLEDNRGKWNKKYFNSLEEENAYLKAQVEYLKKRNPNLHGKEWS is encoded by the coding sequence TTGGAGGAGGGCTGGTCCTATCGTCAGCTTCGTGAACAATTCGGGATCAAGAGCGATGCACAAATTGCTGAGTGGGTAAAGAAAGTAAAAAACAATGAGTTGTTGGAGGACAATCGTGGAAAATGGAACAAAAAGTACTTTAACAGCTTAGAAGAAGAGAATGCTTATTTGAAAGCGCAGGTGGAATACCTAAAAAAGCGCAATCCAAATCTACACGGGAAGGAGTGGTCTTAA
- a CDS encoding cell division protein FtsB (product_source=COG2919; cath_funfam=1.20.5.170; cog=COG2919; smart=SM00338; superfamily=58022), with protein MLGYYLKRLKLKTERLSAETERLSAETERLSAETERLSAETERLSAQTEGFLL; from the coding sequence TTGCTTGGATATTATCTGAAAAGATTAAAACTCAAAACCGAGAGATTAAGTGCTGAAACCGAGAGATTAAGTGCTGAAACCGAGAGATTAAGTGCTGAAACCGAGAGATTAAGTGCTGAAACCGAGAGATTATCCGCTCAAACCGAGGGATTTTTGCTATAA
- a CDS encoding 3-hydroxybutyryl-CoA dehydrogenase (product_source=KO:K00074; cath_funfam=1.10.1040.10,3.40.50.720; cog=COG1250; ko=KO:K00074; pfam=PF00725,PF02737; superfamily=48179,51735), whose protein sequence is MTIQYVGVVGSGTMGSGIAQICAQNGYYVYLYDVNDTIVQKSLYSIEKRLQKMVEKGKITKKELEQSMERIEACTELSNLKACDVVIEAVPEKLPLKKEIFRQLEGVCSEQTILATNTSSFSVTDIASAVNTPERVVGLHFFNPVPLMPLVEIVKGFKTSEKWIHVLLRFADSLGKEAVICEDTPGFIVNRIARPFYNEALKIAGERLASVEQIDIIMKKAGHFKMGPFELQDLIGIDVNFSTTESVYNGFFGEGRFRPHYLQQRMVQSGKIGRKAGEGYFRYEN, encoded by the coding sequence TTGACGATTCAATATGTCGGAGTTGTCGGTTCTGGAACTATGGGGTCAGGAATTGCACAAATTTGTGCTCAAAATGGGTATTATGTATATCTTTATGATGTAAATGATACTATCGTTCAAAAATCATTATACTCTATTGAAAAGCGGCTGCAAAAAATGGTTGAAAAAGGGAAAATAACGAAAAAAGAATTGGAGCAATCAATGGAGAGAATTGAAGCGTGCACAGAATTATCGAACTTGAAAGCATGTGATGTTGTCATAGAAGCTGTACCGGAAAAATTGCCGTTAAAAAAAGAAATTTTTAGACAACTAGAAGGAGTTTGTTCGGAACAAACGATTCTAGCCACGAACACTTCTTCGTTTTCTGTAACAGATATTGCAAGCGCTGTCAATACCCCGGAACGAGTTGTTGGGCTGCACTTTTTTAACCCTGTTCCTTTAATGCCGCTTGTGGAAATTGTCAAAGGATTTAAAACTAGTGAAAAATGGATACATGTTCTTCTTCGGTTTGCTGACTCTTTGGGCAAGGAAGCAGTTATTTGCGAAGATACGCCAGGCTTTATTGTGAACAGGATTGCTAGGCCTTTTTATAACGAAGCATTAAAAATCGCTGGAGAGCGCTTAGCGTCTGTCGAGCAAATTGACATAATTATGAAAAAAGCCGGTCATTTTAAAATGGGGCCTTTTGAGCTGCAAGATTTGATTGGGATTGATGTCAATTTTTCAACGACGGAATCTGTCTACAATGGGTTTTTTGGGGAAGGAAGGTTTCGTCCGCACTATTTACAGCAGCGCATGGTGCAGTCTGGAAAAATTGGGAGAAAGGCTGGTGAAGGATATTTCCGTTATGAAAACTAA
- a CDS encoding 3-hydroxybutyryl-CoA dehydrogenase (product_source=KO:K00074; cath_funfam=1.10.1040.10,3.40.50.720; cog=COG1250; ko=KO:K00074; pfam=PF00725,PF02737; superfamily=48179,51735), giving the protein MKTKTLIGAIVGRGPLSAPLVKQMKTLGHTVIDNGEWQQGSHLDFVVETTNVNMEEKKKNLMKIENIISEKTLILSTCLRITATEAASWLKHPERLVGFAAFSTWEETNLIEIAPALQTDFDYVIKAKNIFQMMGKEVEVVEDGVGCVFPRILSLIINEAAFALTEKIATPEHIDKAMKKGTNYPMGPLAWADHVGIDEIYAVLSGLYKEMGEERYRPAPMLRKMVYAGWLGKKSGRGFYLYES; this is encoded by the coding sequence ATGAAAACTAAAACGTTGATAGGAGCGATTGTCGGAAGAGGACCGCTATCTGCACCGCTTGTCAAGCAAATGAAGACATTAGGTCACACCGTTATAGATAACGGTGAATGGCAACAAGGTTCTCATCTTGATTTTGTAGTAGAGACGACAAATGTCAACATGGAAGAAAAGAAGAAAAATTTAATGAAAATCGAAAACATCATTTCAGAAAAGACCCTTATTTTATCAACATGTCTTCGTATTACTGCGACAGAAGCAGCATCATGGCTGAAACATCCTGAACGATTAGTAGGCTTTGCTGCTTTTTCTACTTGGGAAGAAACGAATTTGATCGAAATCGCCCCGGCTTTACAGACCGATTTCGACTATGTCATAAAGGCGAAAAATATATTTCAAATGATGGGAAAAGAAGTAGAAGTAGTAGAGGATGGAGTCGGATGCGTGTTTCCGAGAATTTTATCCTTGATTATTAACGAGGCCGCTTTTGCACTTACAGAGAAAATCGCAACGCCAGAACATATTGATAAAGCTATGAAAAAAGGGACGAACTATCCAATGGGGCCGCTTGCATGGGCTGATCATGTCGGAATTGATGAGATTTATGCCGTTTTATCTGGATTATATAAAGAAATGGGAGAAGAACGTTATCGTCCTGCACCAATGCTAAGGAAAATGGTGTATGCAGGCTGGCTAGGAAAAAAATCAGGAAGGGGATTTTATTTATATGAATCATAA
- a CDS encoding acetyl-CoA C-acetyltransferase/3-oxo-5,6-didehydrosuberyl-CoA/3-oxoadipyl-CoA thiolase (product_source=KO:K00626/KO:K02615; cath_funfam=3.40.47.10; cog=COG0183; ko=KO:K00626,KO:K02615; pfam=PF00108,PF02803; superfamily=53901; tigrfam=TIGR02430), protein MREAVIIDAVRTPIGRFHGALKDVRPDDLAAHVIKELFNRNPIDPSLVEDVIFGCANQAGEDNRNVARMAALLAGMPDTVPGVTVNRLCGSGLEAVNQAAISIQAGLGDVFIAGGTESMTRAPYVMMKPQLDGIRSTPVFYDTTLGWRLVNEKLAEKYPPISLGETAENVANRYQISREEQDEFALLSQQKADRAIKEGRFQAELVPITTKNRKGEEKVVDRDEHPRPETTLEALAKLKPAFVKDGTVTAGNSSGMNDGASALLIMERTTAEQFGFKPLARFITCAVAGVHPSYMGLGPIPATQKALRRAQLTVDQLDLIEMNEAFASQSIACMKELRFHKDKVNVNGGAIALGHPLGCSGARIVTTLVHEMQRRDSRYGLATMCIGVGQGIATIIEKL, encoded by the coding sequence ATGAGAGAGGCAGTCATCATTGATGCAGTAAGAACGCCTATCGGTAGGTTTCATGGTGCTTTAAAAGATGTTCGTCCCGATGACTTAGCTGCCCATGTCATCAAGGAGCTTTTTAATCGCAATCCGATTGATCCTTCACTTGTGGAAGATGTTATTTTCGGTTGTGCCAATCAAGCTGGGGAAGATAATCGAAACGTTGCAAGAATGGCTGCTTTGCTTGCTGGAATGCCGGATACTGTTCCAGGTGTAACGGTCAATCGTTTATGTGGATCTGGTTTAGAGGCAGTAAATCAAGCGGCGATTTCCATTCAGGCTGGACTGGGCGATGTGTTTATTGCCGGTGGTACGGAAAGCATGACGCGCGCACCGTACGTCATGATGAAACCGCAGCTTGATGGGATTAGAAGCACACCTGTATTTTATGATACAACGCTCGGCTGGCGCCTTGTAAACGAAAAGCTTGCAGAGAAATATCCGCCAATCAGCCTTGGCGAAACGGCAGAAAACGTTGCCAATCGTTATCAAATTTCAAGAGAAGAACAGGACGAATTTGCGTTATTAAGCCAACAAAAAGCTGATAGAGCTATAAAAGAAGGGCGGTTTCAAGCTGAGCTTGTTCCGATCACAACAAAAAATAGAAAGGGAGAAGAAAAAGTTGTGGATAGGGACGAACATCCGCGGCCGGAGACAACATTGGAAGCGCTAGCTAAGCTTAAACCGGCTTTTGTGAAAGATGGAACGGTTACAGCAGGAAACTCATCAGGTATGAATGACGGAGCTTCCGCATTATTAATTATGGAAAGAACGACCGCAGAACAATTCGGATTTAAACCGCTTGCCCGTTTTATTACATGTGCGGTAGCTGGGGTTCATCCATCTTATATGGGGCTTGGTCCTATTCCAGCCACACAAAAAGCTTTAAGGCGTGCACAGTTAACGGTTGATCAGCTCGATTTGATTGAAATGAATGAAGCATTTGCTTCCCAATCAATCGCCTGTATGAAAGAACTGCGGTTTCACAAAGACAAAGTGAATGTTAACGGAGGAGCAATCGCTTTAGGCCATCCTTTAGGCTGCAGCGGAGCGCGTATCGTGACGACACTCGTTCATGAGATGCAGCGCAGGGATTCCCGATATGGGCTTGCAACTATGTGTATTGGGGTTGGGCAAGGAATAGCAACCATTATAGAAAAATTATAG
- a CDS encoding betaine-aldehyde dehydrogenase (product_source=KO:K00130; cath_funfam=3.40.605.10; cog=COG1012; ko=KO:K00130; pfam=PF00171; superfamily=53720), with protein MKVKSHYPLFINGEYVDSKNGERFDVVNPATEEVIATAAKAAKEDVDKAVQAARTAFESGKWPKMTAAKRARILNKIASIMRERFDDLVNAEVLNSGKTVDAAKGQINQAIEDFEFYAAAAITLQGDVNQVPNGFFNYTVKEPVGVCGQIIPWNYPLMMAAWKVAPALAAGCTVVLKPASYTPITAYMLAEICLEAGVPNGVVNVITGSGSEIGPYMTQHPGIDKVAFTGETETGKDIMKRASDTLKRVTLELGGKSPNIVFDDCDLEEAVNGSLFGIFYNTGQSCEARSRLFVHESIYDEFMEMFLEKASRVRVGDPFAKGVHMGAVISKSHQDVIDGYVKLAVEEGGEILYGGKVPEGGEFRKGYWYMPTIIGNVTNDMRVAQEEIFGPVVVVMKFSEEEEVIRQANDTIFGLGSCIWTKDHGRAHRVSSRIRAGIVMVNCPISAFPGTPFGGYKQSGFGRELALETLNLYMETKSVVSYVGGKPLNMFGI; from the coding sequence ATGAAAGTTAAAAGCCACTACCCGTTATTTATAAATGGGGAATATGTCGATAGCAAAAATGGGGAACGATTTGACGTAGTGAATCCAGCAACAGAAGAGGTAATCGCAACGGCAGCTAAAGCAGCAAAAGAAGATGTAGATAAAGCGGTTCAGGCGGCTCGGACAGCTTTTGAATCTGGAAAATGGCCTAAAATGACAGCAGCAAAACGGGCTCGTATTTTAAATAAAATTGCCAGTATCATGAGAGAGCGCTTCGATGACTTAGTCAATGCCGAAGTATTAAATAGCGGCAAAACAGTGGATGCGGCGAAAGGGCAAATTAATCAGGCAATTGAAGACTTTGAGTTTTATGCAGCTGCTGCCATCACCTTACAAGGAGACGTGAATCAAGTTCCGAACGGCTTTTTTAACTATACTGTCAAAGAGCCGGTAGGTGTATGCGGACAAATTATTCCTTGGAATTATCCGCTGATGATGGCTGCATGGAAAGTGGCACCTGCTCTAGCTGCTGGTTGTACCGTTGTGTTAAAACCGGCAAGCTATACTCCGATCACAGCTTATATGCTGGCAGAAATTTGCCTTGAAGCAGGTGTTCCGAACGGAGTCGTCAATGTCATCACAGGGAGTGGTTCGGAAATTGGCCCATACATGACACAGCATCCAGGAATTGATAAAGTGGCCTTTACAGGTGAAACGGAAACGGGTAAGGACATTATGAAGCGTGCTTCTGATACGTTAAAGCGCGTTACGTTAGAGTTAGGCGGAAAATCGCCAAACATTGTCTTTGATGATTGCGATCTAGAAGAAGCTGTAAATGGTTCACTTTTTGGAATATTCTATAATACAGGCCAATCTTGTGAAGCGCGTTCTCGCTTGTTTGTCCATGAGAGCATTTACGATGAATTCATGGAGATGTTTCTCGAAAAGGCTTCCCGTGTTCGTGTTGGAGATCCATTTGCAAAAGGTGTCCACATGGGCGCTGTTATTTCGAAAAGCCATCAGGATGTGATTGATGGCTATGTCAAGCTAGCTGTGGAAGAGGGAGGGGAAATTCTTTATGGAGGTAAAGTGCCTGAAGGAGGAGAGTTTAGAAAAGGATATTGGTATATGCCTACAATAATCGGCAACGTTACAAACGATATGAGAGTAGCTCAGGAGGAAATCTTTGGTCCTGTCGTTGTTGTAATGAAATTTTCTGAGGAAGAAGAAGTGATTCGTCAAGCAAATGATACGATCTTCGGATTAGGGTCTTGTATTTGGACAAAAGATCATGGAAGAGCCCATCGTGTGTCATCACGTATTCGTGCTGGAATTGTCATGGTGAATTGTCCGATTTCAGCCTTCCCTGGAACACCATTTGGAGGATATAAGCAATCAGGCTTTGGCAGAGAGCTAGCGCTTGAAACTCTAAATCTTTATATGGAAACTAAGAGCGTCGTTTCTTATGTCGGCGGTAAACCGTTAAATATGTTTGGAATCTAG
- a CDS encoding phenylacetic acid degradation operon negative regulatory protein (product_source=KO:K02616; cog=COG3327; ko=KO:K02616; pfam=PF07848,PF08223; superfamily=46785,47769; tigrfam=TIGR02277), with product MKPRSLMFTLFGEYIQHYGNEIWIGSLINMMSHFGISESSIRGAALRMVQQDFFQVRKIKNNSYYSLTNKGMRTMLDGFTRVYNKKSDKWDGRWRILTYSVPEEKRDLRNQIRKELSLMGFGFISHGTWASPNPVEQQVMELIRDYHLEQYVILFSSSSVVSHTNEDLIEKGWDFAAIGKEYEAFIEIYQTKYDEYKKRAWNNELSDEECFIERTKLVHEYRKLFFVDPGFPNDLLPPDWNGTKARELFFNTHQLLSVPAIRYFEKVFEKAPDHELVPNRDKAINPFVV from the coding sequence ATGAAACCAAGATCTTTAATGTTCACTTTATTTGGTGAGTACATTCAGCATTATGGCAATGAAATTTGGATTGGCAGCCTTATTAATATGATGTCCCATTTTGGTATTTCAGAATCTTCTATCCGCGGGGCCGCTTTAAGAATGGTACAGCAAGATTTCTTCCAAGTGAGAAAAATTAAAAATAATAGCTATTATTCTCTTACCAATAAAGGGATGAGAACAATGCTCGATGGATTCACCCGGGTTTATAACAAAAAAAGCGACAAATGGGACGGACGCTGGCGGATTTTAACATACTCTGTTCCAGAAGAAAAAAGAGATCTCCGCAACCAAATTCGAAAAGAGCTGAGCTTAATGGGGTTTGGCTTCATTTCCCACGGGACATGGGCTAGTCCGAATCCTGTTGAGCAGCAAGTAATGGAATTAATTAGAGACTATCATTTGGAGCAATATGTTATTCTTTTCAGTTCGAGTTCGGTCGTATCCCATACCAACGAGGATCTAATTGAAAAAGGATGGGACTTTGCTGCGATTGGGAAAGAGTACGAGGCATTTATTGAAATTTATCAAACGAAATATGATGAATATAAAAAGCGGGCTTGGAATAATGAATTGAGTGATGAGGAATGCTTTATTGAGCGAACAAAGCTCGTACACGAATATCGGAAATTATTTTTTGTTGATCCAGGGTTTCCGAATGATCTTTTACCTCCTGATTGGAATGGTACGAAAGCAAGGGAACTCTTTTTCAACACTCATCAGCTTTTGTCAGTGCCAGCAATCAGATATTTTGAAAAGGTGTTTGAAAAAGCTCCCGATCATGAACTTGTTCCAAATCGTGATAAGGCTATCAATCCTTTTGTCGTTTAA
- a CDS encoding glyoxylase-like metal-dependent hydrolase (beta-lactamase superfamily II) (product_source=COG0491; cath_funfam=3.60.15.10; cog=COG0491; pfam=PF00753; smart=SM00849; superfamily=56281): MSNTPFEKLTENIYRIPIPVPFPMKYIYCYLFKEQDGWSLVDTGFNYPEAVNAWKNVFEQLRIQPEQISAIYLTHFHPDHFGLAGWMQELTGALVYMSKVDIIMAERVWGKNSQQSDAVGAIYRQNGVPERLAEQIEENMKKLSEHVQPFPSLTILEEEEVRLGGMIWKVISVPGHSDGMINFYQPEKRILLAADHVLDKITPNISLWPGGSANPLEDYFSSLNKVAALNIRLAFPAHGKVIDEFSERILAIRRHHDKRLKQMFSLALRDQTAYEIAGKVFSNKQLSPHQWRFAIAETLAHLEYLVLNDELMKTERNGTIFYRQNTEKSA; the protein is encoded by the coding sequence ATGTCCAACACTCCTTTTGAAAAATTAACAGAAAATATATATCGGATTCCGATTCCTGTACCTTTTCCGATGAAATATATTTATTGCTATTTGTTTAAGGAACAAGATGGGTGGAGCCTTGTCGATACAGGCTTCAACTACCCGGAAGCAGTAAATGCGTGGAAAAATGTCTTCGAACAGCTACGCATTCAACCTGAACAGATTTCAGCTATTTATTTGACTCATTTCCACCCAGATCATTTTGGGTTAGCTGGCTGGATGCAAGAATTAACGGGAGCTCTTGTGTATATGAGCAAAGTAGACATTATCATGGCAGAGCGTGTTTGGGGAAAAAACAGCCAACAGTCAGATGCAGTCGGTGCTATTTACCGCCAAAATGGTGTGCCAGAACGTCTAGCGGAGCAAATTGAAGAAAATATGAAAAAGCTAAGTGAACATGTTCAGCCTTTTCCTTCGCTCACGATTCTAGAAGAGGAAGAGGTCCGATTAGGAGGGATGATTTGGAAAGTCATTTCCGTTCCAGGTCATAGTGATGGAATGATCAACTTTTATCAGCCGGAGAAACGGATCCTTCTTGCAGCTGACCACGTATTAGATAAAATCACGCCTAATATTAGCTTATGGCCTGGGGGGAGCGCCAATCCGCTAGAAGATTATTTTTCTTCTCTGAATAAAGTCGCTGCATTGAATATTCGTTTGGCTTTCCCAGCGCACGGAAAAGTCATTGATGAATTCTCTGAAAGAATTTTGGCAATTCGCCGCCATCACGATAAGAGGCTAAAACAAATGTTTTCCCTCGCATTACGAGATCAAACCGCTTATGAAATTGCCGGCAAAGTGTTTAGCAATAAACAGCTATCCCCGCATCAATGGAGGTTTGCAATTGCTGAAACCTTAGCTCATTTAGAATATCTCGTGTTGAATGATGAATTAATGAAAACGGAACGAAATGGTACGATCTTTTATAGACAAAATACCGAAAAGAGCGCATAG
- a CDS encoding ring-1,2-phenylacetyl-CoA epoxidase subunit PaaA (product_source=KO:K02609; cath_funfam=1.10.10.720; cog=COG3396; ko=KO:K02609; pfam=PF05138; superfamily=47240) has protein sequence MDHSALLKEKVQNGFIVEGIDDMNEEYLQALKQTLVIVGDTELLSVPPLLTVYNQAPSLNSKITALAIMQDEIGHAHIAYRLLKDLGENTDELLYNREPHRFKNPYAFDFELSNWIELGVFNAFFDRAGYTLLGDAFEYTSYGPWKRALVKVDKEELFHLRNGEIIMRTAMKDPKLKDEVQKAVDWMFLMALEFFGVEDRLKSRSAQLEYRLKGSTNDELRQKWLSTAVPFCESIGVKVPAHYDEKQQKYVLEVPFPCKFDPENKKWLFDQPDTWDNVINRFKQRGPKNKQFVERIQKGYKEMENWRKEAV, from the coding sequence ATGGATCATTCAGCACTTTTAAAAGAGAAGGTTCAAAATGGTTTTATCGTGGAAGGTATAGATGACATGAACGAGGAATACTTGCAAGCATTAAAGCAGACGCTCGTCATTGTCGGAGATACCGAGCTATTAAGCGTTCCTCCATTGCTTACAGTTTATAATCAAGCCCCATCATTAAACAGCAAGATTACCGCATTAGCTATTATGCAGGATGAAATCGGTCATGCCCATATTGCTTATCGTCTCTTAAAAGATTTAGGCGAAAATACAGATGAGCTTTTATACAATAGGGAACCGCATCGCTTTAAAAACCCATATGCATTTGATTTTGAACTTTCCAACTGGATTGAGCTTGGTGTATTTAATGCTTTCTTCGATCGAGCTGGATATACCTTGTTGGGAGATGCCTTTGAGTATACTTCATACGGTCCATGGAAACGAGCGCTAGTTAAGGTGGATAAAGAGGAATTATTCCACTTGCGCAATGGGGAAATCATCATGAGAACCGCCATGAAAGATCCAAAGCTGAAAGACGAAGTACAAAAGGCTGTTGACTGGATGTTTTTAATGGCGCTTGAATTCTTCGGTGTTGAAGACCGTTTGAAAAGCCGTTCCGCACAGCTTGAGTACCGCCTGAAAGGAAGTACAAATGACGAGCTGCGTCAAAAATGGCTGTCAACAGCGGTTCCGTTCTGTGAATCAATTGGCGTGAAAGTGCCAGCTCATTATGATGAAAAGCAGCAAAAATATGTGTTAGAGGTTCCTTTCCCTTGTAAATTTGATCCAGAAAACAAAAAATGGTTATTTGACCAACCAGACACGTGGGACAATGTCATTAATCGCTTTAAGCAAAGGGGACCAAAAAACAAACAGTTTGTGGAAAGAATTCAGAAGGGATATAAAGAAATGGAAAACTGGCGAAAAGAGGCGGTGTAA
- a CDS encoding metal-sulfur cluster biosynthetic enzyme (product_source=COG2151; cath_funfam=3.30.300.130; cog=COG2151; pfam=PF01883; superfamily=117916) — MALKTKDIQKYWEALKEVMDPEFPISVVDMGLIYGLEKNGSEIDVTMTYTSVSCACMEWIEGDIKKRLLEEEEIQSVNIHVVWDPPWTVDRLSPEGREKLKYWGVSAK, encoded by the coding sequence ATGGCGCTTAAAACGAAGGATATCCAAAAATACTGGGAAGCTTTAAAGGAAGTCATGGACCCTGAATTTCCAATCAGTGTTGTCGATATGGGATTGATATACGGTTTAGAAAAAAACGGCAGCGAGATTGATGTCACGATGACTTATACTTCTGTTTCTTGCGCCTGCATGGAATGGATTGAAGGAGATATTAAAAAACGTTTGCTGGAGGAGGAAGAAATACAATCGGTAAATATTCATGTTGTTTGGGATCCCCCTTGGACCGTTGACCGCTTGAGTCCAGAAGGTAGAGAAAAATTAAAATATTGGGGGGTAAGTGCAAAATGA
- a CDS encoding hypothetical protein (product_source=Hypo-rule applied; cath_funfam=2.30.42.10; superfamily=48179) — translation MITKNETRAAFDVFARINRGDHLMYIGTVEAENKELAKIYAAYTYDEEDWTEMVVVDRSEMAWVKKADWLFAEKGAN, via the coding sequence ATGATAACAAAGAACGAAACAAGAGCAGCTTTTGATGTATTTGCCCGCATTAACAGGGGAGATCACTTAATGTATATCGGAACAGTTGAAGCAGAGAATAAAGAATTAGCGAAAATATATGCTGCTTATACGTACGATGAAGAGGACTGGACGGAAATGGTTGTCGTTGACAGAAGTGAGATGGCATGGGTGAAAAAAGCAGATTGGCTATTTGCAGAAAAAGGGGCGAATTGA